From a region of the Erinaceus europaeus chromosome 14, mEriEur2.1, whole genome shotgun sequence genome:
- the MUC20 gene encoding mucin-20, with protein MGRLWSLALALLCFCWGSGAPPSSVGPRTHPRGPQVTGQDPDPQTQPPGLKSSSERGIHTTIPAAERGVHTATQAEACPSGLLLPGWAPVGSQAKVGARAAKLLPGTEATPGAPAGVTTTGTVTGWGLWVTASASLWAGDSSVEVLGISVVHVSAGAEGEASEDSAPRSGDSAPPSGVSAPPSGVSASPSEDGVSPSGVSAPPSGVSASPSEESAPPSEDSAPPSGVSAPPSGVSASPSEDGVSPSGVSAPPSGVSASPSEDGAPPSGVSAPPSGVGVRPSGFCAPRSSSAAALPGGGGEGGGPPAPESPVPPDSSAPPASATGRPHGSVTARTPRTPVTGPEGRPPRVPAGAEGEGGFLLLRLRVASPKDLTDPRMAEGLLLQLRRHLHVMVPPVHVSLLRVGSA; from the exons ATGGGCCGCCTCTGGAGCCTGGCTCTGGCCCTTCTCTGCTTCTGCTGGGGGTCTGGGGCCCCCCCCAGCTCTGTAG GCCCCAGGACACACCCACGAGGCCCCCAGGTGACTGGACAGGACCCGGATCCACAGACTCAGCCTCCAGGGCTCAAATCCAGCTCAGAGCGGGGCATCCACACCACCATCCCGGCCGCAGAGAGAGGCGTCCACACCGCCACCCAGGCCGAGGCCTGTCCATCGGGACTCTTGCTGCCAGGATGGGCACCTGTGGGCTCCCAGGCCAAAGTGGGAGCCAGGGCGGCCAAACTCCTCCCCGGAACAGAGGCGACTCCAGGAGcacctgctggggtcaccaccaCAGGGACGGTCACTGGCTGGGGACTCTGGGTCACGGCCTCTGCCAGCCTGTGGGCCGGGGACAGCTCTGTGGAGGTGTTGGGGATCTCTGTGGTCCACGTGTCTGCAGGAGCCGAGGGGGAGGCCTCTGAGGACAGTGCTCCCCGCTCTGGG GACAGTGCTCCCCCCTCTGGGGTCAGTGCTCCCCCCTCTGGGGTCAGTGCTTCCCCCTCTGAGGACGGTGTTTCCCCCTCTGGGGTCAGTGCTCCCCCCTCTGGGGTCAGTGCTTCCCCTTCTGAGGAAAGTGCTCCCCCCTCTGAGGACAGTGCTCCCCCCTCTGGGGTCAGTGCTCCCCCCTCTGGGGTCAGTGCTTCCCCCTCTGAGGACGGTGTTTCCCCCTCTGGGGTCAGTGCTCCCCCCTCTGGGGTCAGTGCTTCCCCCTCTGAGGACGGTGCTCCCCCCTCTGGGGTCAGTGCTCCCCCCTCTGGGGTCGGTGTTCGCCCCTCTGGGTTCTGTGCTCCCCGCTCCAGCTCAGCCGCAGCCCTGCCTggaggagggggggaaggagggggtcCTCCTGCCCCTGAGAGCCCAGTACCTCCGGACTCATCCGCACCCCCGGCCTCGGCCACCGGCAGGCCTCACGGGAGCGTCACAGCGAGGACCCCGAGGACGCCCGTCACAGGCCCTGAGGGGAGGCCCCCGCGGGTGCCCGCAG gtgcagagggggaggggggcttccTCCTGCTGCGGCTCCGTGTGGCTTCCCCCAAGGACCTCACTGACCCCAGGATGGCTGAGGGGCTgctgctgcag CTGCGGCGACATCTCCACGTGATGGTGCCACCCGTGCACGTGTCTCTGCTGCGCGTGGGGAGCGCCTGA